DNA sequence from the Deltaproteobacteria bacterium genome:
ATCACGCTCAAACCCAGATAGTCACTCATTCGCGGTAACAACCGGATGGCGGTATCGTTCATGATCAGGTTCACGTAGTAGAATCCCGCGGGGAAGACGACAAAATAGCCGAAGAGGGCGCCGCCGGTAAAAAGGAGGGCCGAAATAAAAGAGGCGGGGCGAAGATATTTTTTCTCCCCGGTTTTTAAGCCCGGTGCGACAAATCGCCAGAACTGGTAGAAGACAACCGGCGAGGCGATGAAAAACCCCGCAAGGGCGGCCACCTTGAAATAGGTGACGTAAGACTCAAACGGCGTGGTGGCGATGAAGAAACTCCCTTTTGGAAGGGACTTAAGCATGGGGATCTGCAGGATCCGGTAGATTTGCTTGCAAAAAATCAGGCCGACAACCGAGCCGCCGGCGATGGCAAAGAGCGAGCGGATGATCCGTTTACGGAGTTCGGT
Encoded proteins:
- a CDS encoding twin-arginine translocase subunit TatC, translated to MPNSTPQQTLIDHLTELRKRIIRSLFAIAGGSVVGLIFCKQIYRILQIPMLKSLPKGSFFIATTPFESYVTYFKVAALAGFFIASPVVFYQFWRFVAPGLKTGEKKYLRPASFISALLFTGGALFGYFVVFPAGFYYVNLIMNDTAIRLLPRMSDYLGLSV